A window of the Gammaproteobacteria bacterium genome harbors these coding sequences:
- a CDS encoding Crp/Fnr family transcriptional regulator — MPYPSQIEHAKQVKLAANTIVFNQGDDCQQYVVVISGSIKVFSRSCVGKEVVLYHIKPGQMCVLTTSCLLANKSYPAQAVTESEVTLKVIPKHKFDKYIDQNSDFRAFVFNSFSERLSTLILLVEQLNLTSVEQRLTQYLLAACQPNLTIKITHQAIATEIGSAREVVSRHLKELEHKNIVMLNRSKITVIDVANLREIAKNPII, encoded by the coding sequence ATGCCATACCCTAGCCAAATTGAACATGCCAAGCAGGTCAAGCTCGCGGCCAATACAATAGTGTTTAATCAAGGAGATGATTGTCAGCAGTATGTTGTAGTTATTAGCGGCAGCATTAAAGTGTTTTCGCGCTCCTGTGTTGGCAAAGAAGTGGTTTTATATCATATAAAACCGGGGCAAATGTGCGTGCTTACCACCTCTTGTTTATTAGCCAATAAGAGTTATCCGGCGCAAGCGGTGACCGAAAGTGAGGTTACATTAAAAGTAATTCCCAAGCATAAATTTGATAAATACATCGATCAAAACTCAGATTTTAGAGCCTTTGTTTTCAATAGCTTTAGTGAGCGATTAAGTACGTTAATTTTACTGGTTGAGCAGCTCAATTTAACCAGTGTTGAACAGCGTTTAACCCAATATTTATTAGCAGCCTGCCAGCCTAATTTAACGATAAAAATTACCCATCAAGCGATTGCGACTGAAATAGGCTCTGCTCGTGAAGTTGTTAGTCGGCATTTAAAAGAATTAGAGCATAAAAATATAGTAATGCTTAATCGCTCAAAAATCACAGTGATTGATGTCGCGAACCTCAGGGAAATAGCTAAAAATCCCATTATTTAG
- a CDS encoding DUF2892 domain-containing protein, with the protein MKNEGMLDRVIRVILGTVLLSLTIVGPMTAWGLIGIVPIVTGLFGFCPIYKIIGLSTCPLNRK; encoded by the coding sequence ATGAAAAACGAAGGCATGTTAGATCGCGTTATACGCGTTATTTTAGGCACGGTATTGTTAAGTCTTACCATTGTTGGACCGATGACTGCGTGGGGATTGATAGGAATTGTGCCGATAGTAACGGGGCTTTTTGGTTTTTGTCCTATTTATAAAATAATCGGTCTTAGCACCTGTCCTTTAAACCGTAAATAA
- a CDS encoding TRAP transporter fused permease subunit — MLSQNSPVMEKAIYWLAITASLFHIFLNYFAFLPENWAAALHFSFFGSLAILMYMSGTFVRIFLLVLLVASTLYVIPFEDLLYDRGQEFIVSDYIFSSITIILALFLTYRVVGWFIPCLIILALTYIAFWGKYVPGMFNFRGLSWESVLFRSYFSPDGMFGSIAQISWTFVFMFVLFGAFLQTSGAGNYLIHVSARLASRFRGGPGLVAVIASGAMGSVSGSAIANTAATGVITIPAMRKAGFSREFAAGVEAAASTGGQLMPPIMGAGAFIMASYTQLPYLTIISAALLPALLYYLTVGFFVRAYAIKHNIDSSDPQAQADATAEPNIEYKNGWRHLVAIGVLVGLLMSGYTPIYAVGAAIVSIITLSWISESPMKLNDIADSLAEGAKGMTVTAILLVTIGLLVNAVTTSGIGNTFSLMAVDWAGGSLIILLLLIAISSLILGAGLPVTASYIIVATLLAPVLSDLISMNMLQELLAMGANLPQMDMLTSLIPGLADPDIPVKDSLLALAPDTRLVIYEMTLAPELLLSSLLAAHLIIFWLSQDSNVTPPVCLVAYTAAGIAEASHSKTAFCAWKLAKALYIVPVLMAFSGLIMGDWVERIYLFMFYALGLYCIVCAWEGIINAKIQWYQRVLVGVGGLLLLWPLEQIVIKIVVVAVLIAYLAWDNVQYKQHKQAMRSVQS; from the coding sequence ATGTTGTCTCAAAATTCTCCGGTAATGGAAAAAGCCATTTATTGGTTAGCGATCACCGCTAGCCTGTTCCATATATTTTTAAACTATTTTGCTTTTCTTCCCGAGAACTGGGCAGCAGCACTGCACTTTTCATTTTTTGGTAGCTTGGCAATTTTGATGTATATGTCGGGCACTTTTGTACGAATTTTTTTGTTGGTGTTATTGGTTGCCAGCACCTTGTATGTGATCCCGTTTGAAGATTTGTTATACGACCGTGGTCAGGAGTTTATTGTCTCCGATTATATTTTTAGCTCGATTACTATTATTTTGGCGCTGTTTTTAACCTATCGCGTGGTCGGCTGGTTTATCCCCTGCCTGATTATTTTAGCGCTAACCTACATTGCATTCTGGGGTAAGTACGTGCCCGGCATGTTTAACTTCCGTGGCTTATCATGGGAGTCTGTTTTATTTCGCAGTTACTTTAGCCCCGACGGCATGTTTGGCTCGATCGCCCAAATATCTTGGACCTTTGTTTTTATGTTTGTGCTGTTTGGTGCCTTTTTGCAAACTTCTGGTGCCGGCAACTATTTAATCCACGTTTCAGCTCGACTCGCGTCACGTTTTCGTGGCGGTCCGGGATTAGTCGCCGTTATCGCATCTGGCGCGATGGGCTCGGTCTCAGGATCTGCAATCGCCAATACCGCCGCTACCGGTGTTATTACTATTCCGGCAATGCGCAAAGCGGGATTCTCTCGGGAGTTTGCCGCGGGTGTTGAAGCGGCGGCCTCGACTGGCGGTCAGTTAATGCCGCCGATTATGGGCGCAGGGGCTTTTATAATGGCCTCGTATACGCAACTGCCTTATTTAACCATTATTAGTGCCGCCTTGTTGCCCGCACTGCTTTATTACCTAACGGTCGGTTTCTTTGTTAGGGCCTATGCGATTAAGCACAATATCGACTCATCTGACCCGCAAGCTCAAGCAGACGCAACTGCAGAGCCAAACATTGAATATAAAAATGGCTGGCGTCATCTGGTGGCAATTGGGGTATTAGTTGGGCTGTTAATGTCGGGATATACTCCGATCTATGCCGTTGGTGCCGCCATTGTGTCTATTATCACGTTGTCTTGGATTTCAGAAAGCCCAATGAAATTAAACGACATTGCCGACTCATTAGCCGAAGGCGCTAAAGGCATGACCGTGACTGCTATTTTATTAGTCACTATCGGGCTACTGGTTAATGCCGTGACGACCTCTGGCATTGGCAATACGTTCTCATTGATGGCGGTTGATTGGGCTGGCGGCAGCCTGATTATTTTGTTACTGCTGATTGCGATTTCGTCGTTAATTTTAGGCGCAGGACTGCCAGTAACAGCCTCTTATATCATTGTCGCGACCTTGTTAGCGCCAGTGCTAAGCGATTTAATTTCGATGAACATGCTGCAAGAGTTACTCGCCATGGGCGCGAACTTGCCGCAAATGGATATGTTAACCAGTTTAATTCCCGGCCTCGCCGATCCTGACATTCCGGTTAAAGACAGCCTATTAGCGTTAGCGCCCGATACTCGACTGGTGATTTATGAAATGACCTTAGCGCCGGAGCTGTTATTGTCGTCTTTATTAGCCGCTCACCTCATTATTTTCTGGTTGTCGCAAGACAGCAATGTTACCCCACCAGTCTGTTTGGTTGCTTACACAGCAGCTGGCATCGCAGAAGCGTCGCATTCTAAAACCGCATTTTGCGCTTGGAAGTTAGCTAAGGCATTGTATATTGTGCCGGTCTTAATGGCCTTTTCCGGCCTGATCATGGGTGACTGGGTTGAGCGTATTTATCTATTTATGTTCTATGCCCTAGGTCTGTATTGTATAGTTTGTGCATGGGAAGGCATCATTAACGCTAAAATCCAATGGTACCAGCGAGTATTGGTCGGTGTGGGCGGCTTGCTCTTGTTATGGCCGCTTGAACAAATCGTGATTAAAATTGTCGTGGTTGCCGTGTTAATTGCATATCTGGCGTGGGACAACGTTCAATATAAGCAGCATAAACAGGCAATGCGCTCAGTCCAGTCTTAA
- a CDS encoding TAXI family TRAP transporter solute-binding subunit, translating to MKLFKYLLAPIVTIGLSSGAIAAEEKRSYLLATASTGGTYYPVGVAISTLAKIKLEPKHKISMSAITSAGSGDNVKLLRDNEVQFAILQGLYGAWAWNGEGRMAKQGQQRHFRSVSMLWQNVEHFVVNNKVVKGDELSAISQMKGEKFSIGKKNSGTEGSGRHILGAMGIDVDGFSTVHMGYGSSAGAMQDGRIKGMNIPAGVPVSAITRAFSSLGDDIKVLDVSDESLTKINKDFPLWTRFTIDAGTYPGQDTAINTIAQPNFLAVNADVATADVYKITKTIYENLPFLNSIHKATKAMSAQKAIAGLTVPLHPGAIKYYQEIGLTIPKHLM from the coding sequence ATGAAGTTATTTAAGTATTTATTAGCACCTATTGTCACCATTGGCCTGTCGTCTGGCGCAATAGCTGCCGAAGAAAAGCGTTCTTATTTACTCGCCACCGCTTCAACTGGTGGCACTTACTACCCGGTCGGTGTTGCCATTTCGACCTTGGCAAAAATCAAATTAGAGCCTAAACATAAAATATCAATGTCAGCTATTACGTCGGCAGGTTCTGGCGACAATGTTAAGTTGCTAAGAGACAACGAAGTTCAATTTGCTATTTTGCAAGGTTTGTACGGCGCGTGGGCTTGGAATGGCGAAGGTCGAATGGCCAAACAAGGTCAACAACGTCATTTCCGCTCGGTCAGCATGTTATGGCAAAACGTCGAACATTTTGTGGTTAATAATAAAGTAGTGAAAGGCGACGAGTTAAGTGCGATTAGCCAAATGAAAGGTGAGAAGTTTTCGATTGGTAAGAAAAACTCTGGCACTGAAGGCTCAGGTCGCCATATTTTAGGTGCGATGGGCATTGATGTTGATGGATTCTCTACTGTTCATATGGGTTACGGTTCAAGCGCTGGCGCAATGCAAGATGGCCGTATTAAAGGCATGAACATTCCTGCAGGCGTTCCTGTTAGTGCTATCACCCGTGCATTTTCAAGCCTAGGCGATGACATTAAGGTGTTAGATGTTTCTGACGAGTCATTGACTAAAATCAACAAAGACTTCCCATTGTGGACGCGCTTTACGATTGACGCAGGTACTTATCCGGGCCAAGACACCGCCATTAACACGATTGCGCAGCCAAACTTCTTAGCGGTTAACGCTGATGTCGCTACAGCGGATGTTTATAAGATCACTAAAACGATTTATGAAAACCTACCGTTTTTAAACTCAATTCACAAAGCGACTAAGGCAATGAGCGCTCAAAAAGCGATTGCTGGTTTAACGGTGCCGCTACACCCTGGCGCGATTAAATACTATCAAGAAATCGGTTTAACTATCCCTAAACACCTAATGTAA
- a CDS encoding GHKL domain-containing protein codes for MRSANTKVVIFLALPILVLMAHIYWIKDQQFAAGQQLNLLEKSFSGSLQRYHYLPKILANKSAYQITNQVNNNSGQLNQLLKLMKETAGVGVIYLMNDQGLVIASSNYDVQSSFIGQNYHFRPYFKNALTYGAGSYYGVGVTSGIPGYFLSAKVTDSENRVGVITVKIEPSQIDNSWNSAHTNIFITNSDEVILMSNQVAWLYGSLTHLSVNQIKLIQQQQQFANHVPKNIVEQKIKIDWLALDLWQIDQSYYLINSLPLAASDRGSSKSWVIYASSPYSAVLIKTLYSALVIGLFLLSIYIALEHKHVLEYAKQREQQSNQRRRTQLQSVIDNTQVGLLTLDSQGLILSANPIFRNMITKNALLIEGQPIQQFIGSIFTDDELSHFTAGFVETVIENENSVALPIMYSVGSVNIDESVYLVTVVDITKRTKVEQELQYINNRLESLVEQRSKELEVLQKELIREEKMIVLGRMAAVIVHELSQPVVAFKTALASIVIKKQRNDIAGIGDTINNMAPLCDHMQDVIVQLKAFSYRGHSPLVELEINPLLQRVIDQVQPTDLAIIESDLSASLELVSGNSVMLTMAFSNLIKNAIEATEDLAAPQVRISSQQLAQGVEVIIEDNGGAMSSDVAKDLFEPFFTTKTIDQGLGLGLALAKNAIKDSGGTIKLAYDQNSTRFLIWLPNATATKDKQQ; via the coding sequence ATGCGTTCGGCCAATACTAAAGTTGTCATATTCTTAGCTTTACCAATTCTAGTCTTAATGGCACACATCTATTGGATCAAAGATCAACAGTTCGCCGCTGGACAGCAGCTTAATTTACTTGAAAAATCATTCTCGGGCTCACTGCAGCGTTACCACTATTTGCCCAAGATATTAGCCAATAAATCCGCCTATCAAATAACAAATCAAGTTAATAACAATAGCGGCCAGCTTAATCAGTTGCTGAAATTAATGAAAGAAACGGCTGGGGTTGGCGTAATTTATTTAATGAATGATCAAGGCTTGGTTATTGCTTCAAGTAATTATGATGTGCAATCGAGCTTCATCGGCCAAAATTACCACTTTAGGCCTTATTTTAAAAACGCCCTTACTTACGGTGCCGGTAGTTATTATGGGGTAGGTGTTACTTCTGGTATTCCCGGATATTTTTTGTCAGCTAAGGTAACGGACTCTGAAAATCGGGTTGGGGTGATTACGGTAAAAATAGAACCAAGCCAAATCGATAACTCGTGGAATAGTGCGCACACCAATATATTTATCACCAACAGTGACGAGGTTATATTAATGTCGAATCAGGTAGCGTGGCTTTATGGCAGCCTAACTCACTTGAGCGTTAATCAAATTAAGCTGATCCAACAGCAGCAGCAATTTGCCAATCATGTGCCGAAGAATATCGTGGAGCAGAAAATAAAAATCGATTGGCTCGCGCTTGATTTGTGGCAGATAGATCAAAGTTATTATTTGATTAACTCATTGCCTTTAGCGGCCTCTGATCGCGGGAGCAGTAAAAGCTGGGTCATTTATGCTAGCTCGCCTTATAGCGCCGTATTGATTAAAACCTTGTATAGCGCTTTGGTGATTGGGCTATTTTTATTGAGTATTTATATCGCGCTTGAGCACAAGCATGTGCTTGAATACGCCAAGCAACGTGAGCAGCAATCAAACCAGCGTCGACGCACTCAGCTACAATCTGTTATCGACAATACTCAAGTGGGGTTGTTAACACTAGACAGTCAAGGGCTTATCCTTAGCGCTAATCCGATCTTTAGAAATATGATCACCAAGAATGCACTGCTGATTGAAGGCCAGCCGATTCAACAGTTTATTGGTTCAATTTTTACCGACGATGAGTTGAGTCATTTTACGGCGGGTTTTGTTGAAACCGTGATCGAAAATGAAAACTCAGTGGCGCTGCCTATTATGTATTCCGTTGGATCGGTTAATATTGATGAGTCGGTATATTTAGTTACCGTGGTTGATATCACCAAACGAACCAAGGTTGAACAAGAATTACAATACATTAATAATCGACTTGAAAGCTTGGTAGAACAACGATCTAAAGAATTAGAGGTATTGCAAAAAGAATTAATTCGAGAAGAAAAAATGATTGTGTTGGGCCGCATGGCCGCTGTCATTGTCCATGAATTAAGCCAGCCAGTGGTCGCGTTTAAAACCGCGTTGGCTAGCATTGTGATTAAAAAGCAACGTAACGATATTGCTGGCATTGGTGACACCATCAATAACATGGCGCCACTGTGTGATCATATGCAAGACGTTATTGTGCAGCTAAAAGCCTTTAGCTATCGTGGTCACTCACCTTTAGTTGAGTTAGAAATTAACCCACTATTACAGCGAGTGATTGATCAAGTTCAACCGACTGATTTAGCCATTATTGAAAGTGATTTGTCAGCGTCCTTGGAGCTGGTGAGCGGTAATAGTGTGATGTTAACAATGGCTTTTAGTAATTTAATAAAGAATGCGATAGAAGCGACAGAAGACCTTGCAGCGCCACAGGTCAGGATTAGTTCGCAGCAACTAGCACAAGGAGTTGAAGTCATTATTGAAGATAATGGCGGCGCGATGAGCAGCGATGTTGCAAAGGATTTATTTGAACCATTCTTTACCACTAAAACGATCGATCAAGGCTTAGGGCTTGGTTTAGCACTGGCTAAAAATGCGATAAAAGACAGCGGCGGCACGATTAAGCTAGCTTATGATCAAAACAGTACCCGATTTTTAATTTGGTTACCGAATGCGACAGCGACAAAGGATAAACAACAATGA
- a CDS encoding sigma-54-dependent Fis family transcriptional regulator — MTNRLRSSGCLNEARDIVLIDDNNSLLVNVADYLSLYFNKVHTFSDPKKALKFISADFPGVIISDIKMPGLSGMQLLEQVMAIDPSLPVILMTAHGDISQAVDAMKLGVYDFIEKPFEPERMRESVNRAMEKRSLTLSQRDLECQLADMNAIEHRLIGVSPAMVRIRKQILSLAQLDVPVLIYGETGSGKEVVANCLHDFSPRKKAKFVALNCAAIPQDLIESELFGHVKGAFSGAQQKRVGKLEYADKGSVFLDEVESIPFNVQVKLLRALSENVIEPLGANESRAIDIRIISATKESLKDNDNFRQDLYYRLEVAEIQLPPLRTRKEDIVLLFEHYAQTFAKAFNIEWPGVTQQLQTQLLSHDWPGNVRELINIATRCVMQCKQDLTDLASFGAGINFDANNGSLKESVEHYEKALLIDALRQHQGNISAILETLKLERRTFYVKLQKYNIERSDYVAEKS, encoded by the coding sequence ATGACAAATAGATTACGCAGCTCTGGCTGTTTGAACGAAGCGAGGGACATTGTCTTGATCGACGATAACAACTCGCTTTTAGTGAATGTTGCCGATTATCTGTCGCTGTATTTCAATAAAGTTCATACCTTTAGCGATCCTAAAAAAGCATTAAAGTTCATTAGCGCCGATTTCCCCGGGGTGATTATTAGCGATATAAAAATGCCAGGGCTGAGTGGCATGCAATTGCTTGAGCAAGTGATGGCGATTGATCCGAGCTTGCCGGTTATTTTGATGACGGCCCATGGCGATATTTCGCAAGCGGTTGACGCGATGAAACTAGGCGTTTATGACTTTATCGAGAAACCTTTTGAGCCAGAGCGAATGCGCGAAAGTGTTAATCGGGCCATGGAAAAACGCTCATTAACTTTATCGCAGCGTGATTTGGAATGTCAGCTGGCCGATATGAACGCAATAGAGCATCGTTTAATTGGTGTTTCTCCGGCGATGGTGCGAATTAGAAAGCAAATTTTGAGCTTGGCCCAACTCGACGTGCCAGTGTTAATTTATGGTGAAACTGGTTCGGGCAAAGAGGTGGTTGCTAACTGTTTACACGATTTTAGCCCGCGTAAAAAGGCTAAGTTTGTCGCGCTAAATTGTGCCGCTATTCCGCAAGACTTAATCGAGTCAGAGCTGTTTGGTCACGTTAAAGGGGCCTTTAGTGGCGCCCAGCAAAAACGGGTTGGTAAATTAGAATATGCCGACAAAGGCAGCGTATTTCTCGACGAAGTTGAATCTATTCCCTTTAACGTGCAAGTAAAATTATTACGGGCACTGTCTGAAAATGTCATTGAACCTTTAGGGGCTAATGAATCAAGGGCGATTGATATTCGTATTATTTCTGCGACTAAAGAATCACTTAAAGACAACGATAATTTCCGCCAAGATCTATATTATCGACTCGAAGTCGCCGAAATTCAGTTACCACCGCTGCGAACGCGCAAAGAAGACATTGTGCTGTTGTTTGAACATTACGCCCAAACTTTTGCTAAGGCATTTAATATTGAATGGCCCGGAGTTACCCAACAATTGCAAACGCAATTGCTCAGCCATGATTGGCCCGGCAATGTCAGAGAGCTCATTAATATTGCGACCCGTTGCGTGATGCAGTGCAAGCAAGACTTAACCGATTTAGCGTCTTTTGGTGCAGGCATTAATTTTGACGCCAATAACGGCTCGCTAAAAGAGTCGGTTGAGCACTACGAAAAAGCGTTATTAATTGATGCATTGCGTCAACATCAAGGCAATATCAGTGCGATATTAGAGACGTTAAAATTGGAACGTCGGACCTTTTATGTCAAGTTGCAAAAATACAACATTGAACGCAGTGATTATGTCGCGGAAAAATCATAA
- a CDS encoding MFS transporter — protein sequence MTTNIITRVRPILITVFAVAISINLFFVMIPIRLKDGGFSATDIGMAMSMFAVGSIMAGLFGTKVVIRSGHIRAFCTMAAALAIVAVIHSYTNDIWVTGGLRIIAGFCFITNFITLESWLNVLSDKSNRGKVFGIYQICFAIGFGAAPFLFSLSNEQDPRLFGLIGVFLCIALIIMSMSRLPLPELPERSSAMSLKQLWGYSPSATMSCFCAGLINATSVSLISLYAYDHGVSGIWLSLILGSYQMGGLLTQIPTGWLADRYDKRIVTSGLMMMGIISNLLIVAEYFYPMPIQVLVVIFLVSGGSGVALFPLAVTQIFDHIDLKDAMPATSTMQIILGVGGVIGPIVAGFLMTEFSSIWLYYFLIAIHVFVIVFLLIRKVFVRTETLQEAGPYQMSMQQTGSAELDSRIDTNLSDIADPELKLLLVALAQQPRDPAELIETMLEGSSLKASDLAINMVLALPKQSGELIKLLVEVDPAQRLPITYSLHDLFILRKDRINSMIQEALLDGANEEESTEINANLNQFM from the coding sequence ATGACTACCAATATTATTACCCGTGTTCGACCGATATTAATTACTGTTTTTGCTGTTGCTATCAGTATTAACCTGTTCTTCGTGATGATCCCTATCCGTCTAAAAGATGGTGGGTTTTCAGCGACAGACATAGGTATGGCAATGAGTATGTTTGCCGTTGGCTCTATTATGGCTGGACTATTTGGCACTAAGGTTGTTATTCGATCTGGTCATATCCGGGCGTTTTGTACCATGGCGGCAGCATTGGCAATTGTGGCCGTTATCCACAGTTACACCAATGATATTTGGGTTACTGGTGGTCTGCGAATAATCGCTGGTTTTTGTTTTATTACGAACTTTATTACTCTGGAGAGTTGGCTCAACGTTCTTAGTGATAAAAGTAACCGTGGTAAAGTTTTTGGTATTTATCAGATCTGTTTTGCCATTGGTTTTGGCGCTGCACCTTTCCTGTTTAGTTTATCGAACGAGCAAGATCCACGATTGTTCGGCCTAATCGGGGTGTTTTTGTGTATCGCACTAATCATTATGTCGATGAGCCGGCTGCCATTGCCCGAGTTGCCTGAACGTAGCAGTGCGATGTCGTTAAAGCAACTGTGGGGCTATTCACCGTCAGCGACGATGTCTTGTTTTTGTGCCGGTTTGATCAATGCCACCAGTGTCTCGTTAATTTCACTTTATGCCTATGACCATGGTGTCTCGGGTATATGGCTATCGCTAATTTTAGGCTCATATCAAATGGGTGGGTTGCTAACCCAGATCCCGACAGGTTGGCTGGCCGACCGATACGATAAACGTATCGTTACTTCTGGTTTGATGATGATGGGTATTATCAGTAATTTACTGATTGTTGCTGAGTATTTTTACCCAATGCCAATTCAGGTATTAGTGGTCATTTTCTTAGTGTCAGGTGGTTCTGGTGTTGCACTGTTCCCATTAGCCGTCACACAAATCTTTGACCACATCGATCTTAAAGATGCCATGCCAGCAACCAGCACCATGCAAATAATTCTTGGGGTTGGTGGGGTAATCGGGCCGATTGTGGCAGGTTTCTTAATGACCGAATTTAGCAGCATTTGGCTGTATTATTTCCTGATCGCGATTCATGTATTTGTGATTGTATTTTTGCTGATACGTAAGGTGTTTGTCCGTACTGAAACGCTACAAGAGGCTGGCCCTTATCAAATGAGCATGCAGCAGACTGGTTCTGCAGAGTTAGATTCGCGCATCGACACTAATTTATCAGACATCGCCGATCCTGAATTAAAACTACTGCTAGTCGCATTGGCACAACAACCTAGAGATCCTGCCGAATTAATCGAAACCATGCTTGAGGGCTCTTCTCTTAAGGCCAGCGATTTAGCGATTAACATGGTATTAGCCTTGCCTAAGCAGTCAGGTGAGTTAATTAAACTGTTGGTCGAAGTAGATCCGGCGCAGCGTTTACCTATCACCTACTCGTTACACGATTTATTTATCTTGCGTAAAGATCGAATTAACTCAATGATTCAAGAAGCACTATTAGACGGGGCTAACGAGGAAGAGAGCACCGAGATAAATGCGAACTTAAACCAATTTATGTAA
- a CDS encoding sulfite exporter TauE/SafE family protein, which produces MVFLTTFSSTIAGVFGLGGGLVLVVMLPWFVPANAVVPIHGITQLGSNISRLMLSYRHVVWSLVPWFIFGTVFGIALFSLVLTSLSTKYIPVIIAIYLLLSLWVKSFEKLLSKIESFFVVGMLQGGLGLIVGAPGPIAITLLMKKLSHPDQIIATASLMLSFVNLAKVVTYAIFGFVFWDYIHSIIFAIIGAFIGSFIGTIIRKKVDPDRFLHLLKWLLTILALQTLIRFSFF; this is translated from the coding sequence TTGGTATTTCTCACCACGTTTAGCTCAACCATTGCTGGCGTGTTCGGCTTAGGTGGCGGTTTAGTTTTGGTGGTGATGCTGCCGTGGTTTGTTCCGGCTAACGCCGTGGTGCCAATTCATGGCATTACACAGCTGGGCAGTAATATTTCGCGCTTAATGTTGTCGTATCGTCATGTCGTTTGGTCTTTGGTACCCTGGTTTATATTTGGCACCGTGTTCGGTATTGCGTTATTTTCGCTGGTGTTAACTAGCCTTTCAACTAAATATATTCCGGTAATTATTGCGATATATTTGTTATTAAGTCTGTGGGTTAAGTCATTTGAAAAATTACTCAGCAAGATTGAAAGTTTCTTTGTAGTTGGCATGTTACAGGGCGGTTTAGGTTTAATTGTTGGTGCGCCTGGCCCTATAGCTATTACGCTACTGATGAAAAAACTGAGTCACCCAGATCAAATTATTGCGACTGCATCGCTGATGCTCAGTTTTGTTAATTTAGCGAAAGTAGTGACTTATGCTATTTTCGGTTTTGTGTTTTGGGATTATATCCATTCGATTATTTTTGCGATTATTGGCGCGTTTATCGGATCTTTCATCGGCACAATAATACGTAAGAAAGTCGACCCTGATCGTTTTTTACATTTATTAAAGTGGCTATTGACCATCCTAGCCCTGCAAACGCTGATTCGTTTTAGCTTTTTTTAA